GCGCCACCACCACACCGGGACGCGGGTGACGAGCATCGACCAGCAGTGGCTGCCGCGCAGCGTGGCCACGACCATCGAGGAACTGACCGGGCACGACATCTCCGACCGGGTCGACACGCCGCAGCCGGACCTGACCCCGTTGCTGCGCTCGGCCGGTTTGGACCCGATCGTGGCGACGGTGCAGTTGGACGCGCGGCTGCCCACGCGGTCGGAGGCGGACACGTTGGGGATCTCGGGGGAGGAGCCGGTGCTGGTGGTGCACCGGATCACGCACGGCTCGTCGGGGACGCCGGTGGAGGCGACCACGAGCGTGTCGAGCACCGGGGGAGCGGCGCCGAGGTTCACCATCCCGATCACGGGGTGAGTCCCGCGCTGGGTCAGGGCAGCAGGCGGCGCAGCAGCAGGTCGAGGCGGGCGTTGTGGTGGTCTGGGCGTAGGCGGTTGCTGCCGGTGAGGGTGGCTAGGCCGTGCAGGGCGCTCCACAGGACCTCGGTGAGGGTCTCCACGTCGTCGTCGCCGGCCAGGGGTTCGACGACCGCTACGAAAGCGCCGAATGCGGCCTTCAGTTCCGGTGGGGAGTCTGGGGTGCCGAAGGGGATGTCGGTGCGTTGCACGAACATCGCGTCGTAGAGCGCTGGGCAGGTGTGGGCGAAGTTCAGGTAGGCCTCGGCGACCGCGCGTAGGGCTTTCGCCGGGTCGTCGTGGGAGGCGCGCGCCTCCGCGAGGGTCTTCGCCAGGTCGCCGCAGCCGTCGATGGCCACCGCCGACACGATCGCGTCCTTGCCCTTGAAGTGGCTGTACAGCACGGGTTGGCTGTACTCGACCCGTTCGGCCAGTCGCCGCGTGGTCACCGCCTCCCAGCCTTCCGTCTCGGCCAGGTCGCGGGCGGCGGCGACGATCAGGCGGTGGCGTTCGGCGCGTTCGCGTTCTCGTCGCTGTTGGATGGACACGTCTGCGAGGCTAGCACTGCTAGACAAACGAGCGCCCGCGTGTCTAGTGTTGCTCGTGTCGCTAGCACTGCTAGAAACCGGAGCGTTGAGATGAAGCGTGTGAACACCGTCCTTGCCGCCCTCGTCGTCGTCGCGGGCTTCTACTTCGGCCTGAGCTTCCTGATCGGCGGCGCCGACGCGGCTGCGGGCTTCGGGATCTCGCCGTGGCCCACGGACGGGGGCTCCGGCTACTACATCGTGAAGGGCGTGCGGGACATCGCCTATGGCCTCACCGCGTTGATCCTGCTGCTCATGGGCCACCGCAAGGCCTTGGGCTTCGTGATCCTGGCCGACACGGTCATGCCGCTCGGCGACTGCATCGCGGTGATGACCCACGGCGGCACGGTGGCGTACGCGTTGGCCGTGCACGGGTCGGCGGCGGTGCTGGTGGCGTTGATCGGCGTGCTGCTGCTGGTCGAGCAGCGCCGGAAGTGATCAGGTGCGGCCGGCCATCAAGCCCATCTGGTACGCCATCGCGATCGCCTGCGTCCGGTCGTGGAGGCCGAGTTTGGCCAGGGCGTGGGAGATGTGCGACTTCACCGTGGCCTGGCTGCGGTGGATCGCCTTCGCCGCCTGGCCGGTGGTCAGGCCGCTGGCCAGCAGGCGCAACACCTCCAGCTCCCGCGCGGTGAGCAGGTCGAAGGCGGCGGTGCCCTCGGGTCTCGGGGCCGGGAGGCACAGGGTGAGCTGGTCCAGGACGTGACCGGCCAGCGACGGGGCCACGAAGCCCTTGCCCTCGGCCACCGCGCGGACCGCCTCCACGACGTGCCGGGCCGAGTCGCTGCACAGCAGCAGGCCGCGGGCGCCGTCGCGGATCGCGCGTTCCACCTCCTCGGCGGAGCCGTCCCGGCACAGCACCACCACGGGCAGGTCGCCGAAGCCCGCGCGGCTGCCCACCACCAGGTCCGGCCGGGTGCGGCGGCGGAGGGCCGCCGGGTCGTCGCCCGGCGTCGTCTCGCCGACCACGGTGATGTCCGGTTGGGCGTCGAGCACGATCCGCAGCCCGGTGCGGATCAGCTCGTTGTCCTCGTCGAGCAGCACCCGGCAAGGCGGTGCCGCGCCGTTGCGGCACCCGCCCGGTGTCGGTGAAGCCATCCGTACGCCCCCTCGCAGGTCCCCGGTGGGCAGGGCCCGATGATGCCTCCCGCGATGTGGGAGCCGCACCGGTGCGGCCGGGAATGTCGGCGAACGGAGGTATCGCCGGGTTCGGGGTCCCGCCGACCCGGACCAGTCGGGTAGCGCGCTGTCACCGCCCACTTCACCTGTACGGCGGTTGCGCGGGCACGGTGGGACGGGTCCGCGGGGTGAACGTCCAGCGCAACCGGTCCAGCGCCGCCGGCAGGGTGTCCGAGCGGTCCCGCAGGGCCAGGGCGCTCAACGTGCCGCGGTGCTCGCGGTACCACGACAGCCCGCCGGACCGCCGGGTCGTCAGCTCCCGCACCTGCTCCCGGTACCGGTCCACGACCCGCTGCACGGCCGCCGCCGGGTCGGTCTCGGGATCGGTGCCCGCGCCGTGCAGCCGGACCAGCGCCGCGACCCGGTACCTGTTGTGCGCCAACGGTTCCAGCAGCCCGGCGTCCACCAGCCGTTCGGCCGTGCACCGCGCCGCGCCCTCGGTGGTGTCCAGCAGCGCCGCCACCGTCGAGGCGGTCACGACGGGCAGGTCCAGTTCCGCCAGCAGGGCCAACGCGGTCACCGCCGTCCGGTCGCCGTCGGCGCGCAACCGCCGCACGCACGACCCGAGCAGGTCTCGCACGCCGGTCAGCACCTCCAGCCGCTGACCGGGGTCGGCGAGCCGGTCGGCGAGGTCGGCGACCGTCCACTCCGGACGTGCGGCGAGCCTGCCCGCGGCCACCCGCACCGCCGGTGGCAGGCACTCGCACCAGGCCACCACCGCGGCGGCCCGTTCCGGTTCGGCGTCCACCCGTTCCGCGCCCACGACCCGGCGCAGCAGCCCCACCGCCGCCGTGACCGGCAGCCGGCCCAGCCGCAACTGCCGGTAGCCGTCGGCCGCGCCCACCGCGGCGCGCCCGGTCAGCACGGCCGCACACCCGGGCGGCAGCAACGGTTTCACCTGGTGGGTGTCGCGGACGTCGTCCAGCACCAGGAGGATGCGGCGGCCCGCCACGAGCGCCGCCCACTGCGCCGCGAGGCGGGTGGGGTCGGAGTCGTCCACGGCGTGGAACGCACTCAGCAAAGCGGTGAGCGCCTCGGCCGGTTGGACGGGACTGTCGGTCGAGCCGCGCAGGTCCAGGTACAAGCGGCCGTCCGGGAACTGGTCGGCCACGGCGTGCGCGGCCCGCAACGCCACCGCGCTCTTGCCTACCCCGGCCATGCCGTGCACCGCGCACACCGACCCGTCGACCAGCGCCGCCGCCACCGCCGCCACCTCGTTCTCCCGGCCCTGGAACACCGGGTCGCACGCGGGCAGCAGGTCCGGCGCGGGAGCCGAGGGCGGCGCGGAGCGCGGGACCACGTCGTCGGCCAGGATGCGGCGTTGCAGGTCGCGCAGCGGTTTGCTGGGTTCGACGCCCAACTCGTCGATCAGCAGCCGCCGCAGGTCCCGGTACGCGCCCAGCGCGTCGGCCTGCTGCCCCGACCGGTACAGCGCCACCATCAGGTGCTCGTGCAGGCGTTCCCGCAGCGGGTGCTGGGAGATGATCAGCTTCAACTCCGGCAGCACCTCCTCCGGTTCACCCAATTCGATCCGCAGGCCCAAGCGCATTTCCTCGACGGTGAGCCGTGATTCCTCCAACCGCGCTCGTTCGGCCATGACCGATTGGGTGAACGAGACGTCAGCCAGCGGTTCGCCGCGCCACAGCTCGACCGCCGCGGTGAACGCCTCCAGCGCGCCCGGCAGGTCGTCCGCCGCCCGCCGCACCCGGCCCAGGTCCACCAGCCGCTGGTACTCCAGCAGGTCCAGCGCCCCGGGCGGCACGCTCAGCTGGTAGCCGCCGGGCCGGGTGACCAGCGCCCGGCCCGCCTCCTCGCCCAGGGCCGCGCGCAGCCGCCACACGCAGCCCGCCAGCAGGTTCTTGACCCGCGCGTACGGCCGGTCGCCCCACAGCTCGGCGTGCAGCTGGGCCACCGGCACCACGCGGTTGGCGTGCAGCAGCAGGATCGCCAGCAGCGTGCGCTGCTTGGTCGACCCGATGGACCGCCACCCGCCGCCGGCGCGGAACTCGACCGGCCCCAACAACCGGAACCGGATTCCGCCGAAAGCCGAAGTCGCCAACGATCCTCCCCAGTCGAATCGTCGTCACCTTGGTGGTCAACAATCGCACAGCGGCTTTCCGGGAAACACCCGGACAATGGTCGTGGCACGCTTCCACCTAAGTCGCGGTCACCTCCCTCCCGACCACCGCGGAAGACGAGGGCGCCTCCACTTCCGGAGGAGGCGCGAGCAGGTCGGCCAGCGCCAACCGGTCCACCTTGCCGTTGGCGTTGACCGGGAACGCGTCGAAGTGCCGGTAGGCGAAGGGCAGCATGTAGACCGGCAGCCGGCGGCCCGCGGCCTCCGCCAGCTCCCGGTCCAGGCCGGGTTCGCCGGTGTAGCAGGCGTGCAGGACCAGTTCGCCGCCGTCGCCGGGCACCGCGACCACCACGGCGTCGTGCACCCGGTCGTGGCCGCGCAGCACGCCCTCGATCTCGCCCAGCTCCACCCGGTAGCCGCTGATCTTGACCTGGTGGTCCACGCGGCCCACGTGCACCAGCACGCCGTTCTCCTCGCGGACCCGGTCGCCGGTGCGGTACCACGACCGCGGGGTGGGGTCGCCGTCCGGGGAGAACCGGCCGGCGTTGGCCGCCGGGTCCGCGTACCCGTCGAACCGCTGCTCGCCGCGCACGTGCAGCTCGCCCTCGCGCGCGGGCCTGCCGTCGTCGAGGATCACGGCGTCCACGTGCGGGAAGACCTGCCCGATCGGCACGGTGCCGTTGGACGTCCGCGGCCACTGCGCGGGGTCGGCGGGCAGGCGGTAGTCGGTGACGGTGATCGTGGTCTCGGTCGGCCCGTAGACGTTGACGATCGCGCTGTTCGGGGCGGCGGTCGCCCACGCCCGCGCCTGCTCGTGGGTCAGCCGCTCGCCGCCGAAGATGCTCCACCGCAGCCCCGGCATCACGTTCGGGCGCAACGCGCGCAGCCGCCGGGCGATGGAGATCACGGACGGGACGGAGAACCAGTGCGTGATACCGCGCCCGGCCACGAACCGCACCGGCACCAGCAGTTCGTCCGCCTGCGGCACCACCACCGTCGCCCCGGACGTCCACGACGCGAACAGGTCGAACACGGAGATGTCGAAGGTCAGGTCCGCCGCCTGCGACAGCCGTGCGCCGGGGCCGATCTCGTAGCGCTCGGTGCAGAACGGCAGGTAGGTGGCGAGGTTGCGGTGCCGGATCGGCACGCCCTTGGGCGTTCCGGTCGAGCCGGAGGTGAACAGCACGTAGGCCACGTCGTCCGGGTTGTCCGGGATCGGGCCGCGGTGGGGCGGCGGGAGGTCCTTGATCGTGGTGGTGGTCGTCGTGGTGCCGGCCACCACCGCGTCGGCGGTTTCCGCGCCCCGGTCGTCCACGACGAGCACGTCCACGTTCGTTTGCGCGCACATGTACCTGTTGCGCGCCACCGGGAACGCCGGGTTCAACGGGACCACCGTCGCACCGAGCCGGAGCGCACCGAGGTACCCGGCGTAGGCGGGCAGGCTGCGGGCGGCGAGCAGGCCCACCGCTCGTGGCGTGCCGTTCTCGGCCAGGCGCGCGGCGGTGCGGTCGGCCAGGTCGAGCAGGTCGCGGTAGGACAGGACGTCCCCGCCGACCTCCAGCGCGGCGCGGTCGGGGTGCTTGCGCGCGGTCTCGGCGATGCGGGCGAACAGCGTCACGGGGTCCTCCTGAGGCGGCGGACGGCGTCGGCGACCTCGGGGCTGCGCACGACACCCCAGTGGTCGGTGTCCACCCGCACCACGCGGGTGTCGGCGGGGAGCCTGGCGCGCCAGTGGTCCAGGTCGGCGTCGGTGATGTCGGCGGCGATCACGGTGGTCGGCGCGTGGATCCGCCGGGATGAGGTGTGCGCGGCTCCGGCTCGGGCGTGGCGGCGGTAGGCGTGCCAGCGCTCGACCAGCGCCCAGGCCGGGACCTCCTCGCCGGCCACGGCCAGGCACGCGGCCAGGGCGCGGACGGCCAGGTCGTCGTCCTCGGAGCGGGGTCGGGGGGTCGGGGGCAGGTCGAGGGAGGCGGCGAAACCGGCCGGGTCGGGTTGGTCGGGGTAGCCGGTCGGGGGTGGGGTGTCGATGAGGAGCAGGGCGGTGTTGGCCGGTTCAGCGGCCACTTCAGTGGCTGGTTCGGCGGCCAGTTCGTGGGCGACCAGGCCGCCGAAGGACCAGCCGGCCACGACGTCGGGTCTGCGGCCGGCGGCGGCGAGGTCGGCGCGGTAGGTGGCGGCCAGGTCGGTGACGGTCGTGTGGGTGGTGCGGTCCTGCGAAGCGGTGATGTGCCAGTCGGGGAGGGCGTCGACCAGGGCTCGGAAGTCCTGGGGCGAGCCGCCGGCACCGTGGACCAGGTGCAGGTGCGGGCCTTCGGCGTCGTTGAGGACGACCAGGGTCGTGTCGGGGGTGGTGGTGCCGGCGAGGTGGTCGGCGATGCGGCGCGGGGTGGGGTCGGCCAGCCAGGTGACCAGGTCGAGGCGGGTGCCGGTGGCGGACTCGAGCGCGGCGGCGAGGTGCAGGACGGTGAGGGAGCTGCCGCCGGCGGCGAAGAAGTCCTGGTCGGGGCCGGCGGGTGGGTGACCGAGGACCTGCTCCCAGGTGCGGGTCACCGCTGGGGGGAGGTCGACGTCGGGGTGCGGCCTCCGGCCCCCGTCTCCATTCTCCCACGGGGGACCGACAAAACCGGGGGTGGCGGGAGTGGGGAGGGTGTCGGTGGTCTTGGTTCGGGTGGCGAGGGACGTGACCGGGTGGCCGGGGTCGGCCGCCAGGACGGTGTCGAGGTCGTGGAGCAGGCGCAGGGCGGTGGGGCGGTCGTAGCGGTCGGTGTTGTACTCGACTTCCACGACGACGCCGATGTCGGTGTCCCAGTAGCCGATCGTGAAGTCGGCGCGGGCCGCGCGGTTGGGGCTTTGGTGCGCGGTGAGCGGGATGGTGCCCAGGCGCAGGCCTGAGGAGAGGGGACCCAGGTAGGTCAGGACGATCGGCGGCATGTCGCCCAGGGCCGCTCTGGTGGGTTCGGGGAGTTCCTTGAAGACCTTCGGGTACGGGGCGGACTGGTGGGACAGCAGCTGCCACAGGGAGTCCCGGGCGCGGCCCACCACGTCGGCGATCGTGTCGTCGTCGGTGACGGTGGCTCGGGCCACCACCAGGTTGGTCAGGTAGCCGACCAGCTTCTGGTCGCGGGCGGTCAGGCGGTTGGCGGCGGGGGTGCCCACCGTGACGTCGCCGCCGGCACCGCCTCGGGCCAGGACGGCTTGCAGAGCGCCCAACACGACCGCGAACGACGTCGTGCCAGCCGTCTTGGCGTGGGCCTGCAAGCCGTGCGCGGCCTCGGGGCTGATCGTGTAGCGCAGGGTCGTGCCGGGACTGCCGGGTGTGGCGCGGGCGGGACGGTCCGGGGCGACGGTGACCGCGCAAGCGCCGTCCAGTGCGGTCCGCCAGTGCTCGATCGCCTTGCGCCACTTGCCCTTCTCGCCGGCGGCGTGCTGGTCGAGGGCGTACTGGGCGAAGGAAGGAGCGGGGGTCTCGAAGGTCGGTTGGTCGCCCCGCAGGGCTGTTTCGTAGGCGGTGGAGAGGTCGTCCAGGACCAGGCGGATGGCCCACCCGTCCACAACGGAGTGGTGGGCGGTGAGGAGGAGTTCGTGCTCGTCGGCGACCTGGACGGCCACCAGGCGGGCCAGGGGCGGGCGCTCCAGGGGCAAGGGCTCGTCGTGGACCTCCTCGGCGATGCGGGCCAGGAGGGACGGGACCGGGAGTGAACCGGGGTCGTCGACGACCACCGAACGCACGGGCGCGGCCACCCGCTCGGCCACGCACGCCCGCACCACGCCGTCCGCGGACACCAGGCCCATGCGCAGGGCGTCGTGCCGGTCCACCACCGCCTGCCACGCCGTGCGCAGCGCGGTCAGGTCCGGCGGCGACGCGCAGCCCAGCCGCCACGTGACGTGGTAGACCGACTTGCGCGCCGCCCGCTGGTGCACCCACCACAGCGCCTCCTGCGCCGGGGTGGCCGCGACCTCGGCCTGCGCCGTTACCTCGGCCTGCGCCGCGACTTCACCCTGCGCCGGAACCTCGGCCGGCGCCGTGCCCAGGGCCATGACCTCACTCATGGGCGGCCTCGAACTCGGCGGTCAGCTTCTTGCGGTCCACCTTGCCGACCGTGGTCAGCGGGATGGTCTCGCGGCGGTGGAAGCCGCGCGGGTGCATGTACCGGGGGAGACCGCCCAGCAGTTCGGCGAACTCCGCCGCCGGCACCTCGGCCCCCGTGTAGAGGGCGTGCAGGTCCACCTCGCCGTCCGCGGCGGTCACGGTGATCACCACGACCTCGACCACCGCCGGGTGCTTGCGCAGCGCCGACTCGATCTCGCCCAGCTCGACCCGGTTGCCGCGGATCTTCACCTGCTCGTCGATGCGGCCCAGCAGCACCAGTTCGCCGTGCTCGATCCGGCACCGGTCACCGGTCCGGTAGTAGTGCTGCGGCGTCAGGGGTTCCGACCCGTCGTACAACGCGCCCCGCCCGTCCTCGAACCGCACGAACCGGCCCACGTTCTCGCCCGGGTCCAGGTAGCCGGGGAACCGCTGCCGGCCGCGCAGGCACAGCTCGCCGTCGTCGGCGATCCGCAGGTCCTCGTCCAGCAGCACCCAGTCCACGTTCGGGAACGGGTGCCCCAGCGGGATGTACCGGTTGGACACCTCCGGCCAGGCGGCCCGGTCGCGCGGCACCACGTACCCGGTCACGATGACCGTGGCCTCCGACGGCCCGTAGCAGTTCTGCACCTTCGAGTTCGGCGCCGCCGCCGACCACGCCTCCGCCTGCTCGAACGTCAACCCCTCGCCGCCGAACTGGCTGCTGCGCAACGTCGGCATCGACCCCGGCGCCAGCGCCCGCAAGCGCTTGGCGAACGAGATCAGCGACGGCACCGACAGCCAGTGCGTGAGCTGCTTCTCGTTGACGAACTTCACCGGCGTGAACACGTCGCTGTGCTGGGCGACGCACAACGTGGACCCCGACGCCAACGCGCCGAAGATCTCGATCACCGACCCGTCGAAGGACATCTCGAACGTCTGCGACACCCGCGCGCCCGGCCCGAAGCCGAACCGGGGGACGATCTCGTCCAGGAACGAGTCCATGCAGTCGTGCGTCACCTGCACGCCCTTGGGCTTGCCGGTCGTGCCGCTGGTGAAGATCAGGTAGGCCACGTCGTCCGGCCCGCGCTCGGCCTGCGGCGGCACGTCACCGCCGTGCGGCGAGAGCATGGGCCGCCACCGGTCGCCGGTCAGGTCGAGCACCTGGCCGGGCGTCTTCTGCCGGTACTCGGAGGCGTCCGCGCCCGAGGTGTCGTCCACGACGGTCAGCTCCAGGCCCGCGTCCTCGGTGATGGTGAGGTTGCGCAGGGCGGGCGCGGCCGGGTTCAGCGGGACCGCGGTCGCCCCGAGCCGCAACGCCGCCAGGTAGGCCACGTAGCTGACCGCGCACCGGGACGTCAGCAGGCCGACCTTGGTGGGTGACGCCCCACCCAGCGCCTCGACCATCCGCGCGGACATCCACTCGGCCGCGTTCTCCAACGCCGCGTAGGTCAGGTCCACCCCGTTGACCTCCAGGGCCATCCGGTCGGGGTTGGCCCGC
This DNA window, taken from Saccharothrix variisporea, encodes the following:
- a CDS encoding DUF4267 domain-containing protein, translating into MNTVLAALVVVAGFYFGLSFLIGGADAAAGFGISPWPTDGGSGYYIVKGVRDIAYGLTALILLLMGHRKALGFVILADTVMPLGDCIAVMTHGGTVAYALAVHGSAAVLVALIGVLLLVEQRRK
- a CDS encoding GntR family transcriptional regulator, whose product is MEDVKYRRIADHLIGAIDRGEYPVGSVLPTLHELMDRFGVARGTARAAVAVLIAQGVATSKQGLGTLVCGTTIPPQKQVPRMLPDGATYPKVVLSGWTAAGPEVASRFGLDTGSLVVHRVRHHHTGTRVTSIDQQWLPRSVATTIEELTGHDISDRVDTPQPDLTPLLRSAGLDPIVATVQLDARLPTRSEADTLGISGEEPVLVVHRITHGSSGTPVEATTSVSSTGGAAPRFTIPITG
- a CDS encoding condensation domain-containing protein, giving the protein MSEVMALGTAPAEVPAQGEVAAQAEVTAQAEVAATPAQEALWWVHQRAARKSVYHVTWRLGCASPPDLTALRTAWQAVVDRHDALRMGLVSADGVVRACVAERVAAPVRSVVVDDPGSLPVPSLLARIAEEVHDEPLPLERPPLARLVAVQVADEHELLLTAHHSVVDGWAIRLVLDDLSTAYETALRGDQPTFETPAPSFAQYALDQHAAGEKGKWRKAIEHWRTALDGACAVTVAPDRPARATPGSPGTTLRYTISPEAAHGLQAHAKTAGTTSFAVVLGALQAVLARGGAGGDVTVGTPAANRLTARDQKLVGYLTNLVVARATVTDDDTIADVVGRARDSLWQLLSHQSAPYPKVFKELPEPTRAALGDMPPIVLTYLGPLSSGLRLGTIPLTAHQSPNRAARADFTIGYWDTDIGVVVEVEYNTDRYDRPTALRLLHDLDTVLAADPGHPVTSLATRTKTTDTLPTPATPGFVGPPWENGDGGRRPHPDVDLPPAVTRTWEQVLGHPPAGPDQDFFAAGGSSLTVLHLAAALESATGTRLDLVTWLADPTPRRIADHLAGTTTPDTTLVVLNDAEGPHLHLVHGAGGSPQDFRALVDALPDWHITASQDRTTHTTVTDLAATYRADLAAAGRRPDVVAGWSFGGLVAHELAAEPATEVAAEPANTALLLIDTPPPTGYPDQPDPAGFAASLDLPPTPRPRSEDDDLAVRALAACLAVAGEEVPAWALVERWHAYRRHARAGAAHTSSRRIHAPTTVIAADITDADLDHWRARLPADTRVVRVDTDHWGVVRSPEVADAVRRLRRTP
- a CDS encoding AfsR/SARP family transcriptional regulator, coding for MATSAFGGIRFRLLGPVEFRAGGGWRSIGSTKQRTLLAILLLHANRVVPVAQLHAELWGDRPYARVKNLLAGCVWRLRAALGEEAGRALVTRPGGYQLSVPPGALDLLEYQRLVDLGRVRRAADDLPGALEAFTAAVELWRGEPLADVSFTQSVMAERARLEESRLTVEEMRLGLRIELGEPEEVLPELKLIISQHPLRERLHEHLMVALYRSGQQADALGAYRDLRRLLIDELGVEPSKPLRDLQRRILADDVVPRSAPPSAPAPDLLPACDPVFQGRENEVAAVAAALVDGSVCAVHGMAGVGKSAVALRAAHAVADQFPDGRLYLDLRGSTDSPVQPAEALTALLSAFHAVDDSDPTRLAAQWAALVAGRRILLVLDDVRDTHQVKPLLPPGCAAVLTGRAAVGAADGYRQLRLGRLPVTAAVGLLRRVVGAERVDAEPERAAAVVAWCECLPPAVRVAAGRLAARPEWTVADLADRLADPGQRLEVLTGVRDLLGSCVRRLRADGDRTAVTALALLAELDLPVVTASTVAALLDTTEGAARCTAERLVDAGLLEPLAHNRYRVAALVRLHGAGTDPETDPAAAVQRVVDRYREQVRELTTRRSGGLSWYREHRGTLSALALRDRSDTLPAALDRLRWTFTPRTRPTVPAQPPYR
- a CDS encoding amino acid adenylation domain-containing protein, giving the protein MTLFARIAETARKHPDRAALEVGGDVLSYRDLLDLADRTAARLAENGTPRAVGLLAARSLPAYAGYLGALRLGATVVPLNPAFPVARNRYMCAQTNVDVLVVDDRGAETADAVVAGTTTTTTTIKDLPPPHRGPIPDNPDDVAYVLFTSGSTGTPKGVPIRHRNLATYLPFCTERYEIGPGARLSQAADLTFDISVFDLFASWTSGATVVVPQADELLVPVRFVAGRGITHWFSVPSVISIARRLRALRPNVMPGLRWSIFGGERLTHEQARAWATAAPNSAIVNVYGPTETTITVTDYRLPADPAQWPRTSNGTVPIGQVFPHVDAVILDDGRPAREGELHVRGEQRFDGYADPAANAGRFSPDGDPTPRSWYRTGDRVREENGVLVHVGRVDHQVKISGYRVELGEIEGVLRGHDRVHDAVVVAVPGDGGELVLHACYTGEPGLDRELAEAAGRRLPVYMLPFAYRHFDAFPVNANGKVDRLALADLLAPPPEVEAPSSSAVVGREVTAT
- a CDS encoding TetR/AcrR family transcriptional regulator; its protein translation is MSIQQRRERERAERHRLIVAAARDLAETEGWEAVTTRRLAERVEYSQPVLYSHFKGKDAIVSAVAIDGCGDLAKTLAEARASHDDPAKALRAVAEAYLNFAHTCPALYDAMFVQRTDIPFGTPDSPPELKAAFGAFVAVVEPLAGDDDVETLTEVLWSALHGLATLTGSNRLRPDHHNARLDLLLRRLLP
- a CDS encoding response regulator transcription factor, encoding MASPTPGGCRNGAAPPCRVLLDEDNELIRTGLRIVLDAQPDITVVGETTPGDDPAALRRRTRPDLVVGSRAGFGDLPVVVLCRDGSAEEVERAIRDGARGLLLCSDSARHVVEAVRAVAEGKGFVAPSLAGHVLDQLTLCLPAPRPEGTAAFDLLTARELEVLRLLASGLTTGQAAKAIHRSQATVKSHISHALAKLGLHDRTQAIAMAYQMGLMAGRT
- a CDS encoding AMP-binding protein; protein product: MTFRSLYERFRTAARANPDRMALEVNGVDLTYAALENAAEWMSARMVEALGGASPTKVGLLTSRCAVSYVAYLAALRLGATAVPLNPAAPALRNLTITEDAGLELTVVDDTSGADASEYRQKTPGQVLDLTGDRWRPMLSPHGGDVPPQAERGPDDVAYLIFTSGTTGKPKGVQVTHDCMDSFLDEIVPRFGFGPGARVSQTFEMSFDGSVIEIFGALASGSTLCVAQHSDVFTPVKFVNEKQLTHWLSVPSLISFAKRLRALAPGSMPTLRSSQFGGEGLTFEQAEAWSAAAPNSKVQNCYGPSEATVIVTGYVVPRDRAAWPEVSNRYIPLGHPFPNVDWVLLDEDLRIADDGELCLRGRQRFPGYLDPGENVGRFVRFEDGRGALYDGSEPLTPQHYYRTGDRCRIEHGELVLLGRIDEQVKIRGNRVELGEIESALRKHPAVVEVVVITVTAADGEVDLHALYTGAEVPAAEFAELLGGLPRYMHPRGFHRRETIPLTTVGKVDRKKLTAEFEAAHE